Proteins found in one Luteimonas chenhongjianii genomic segment:
- the parE gene encoding DNA topoisomerase IV subunit B, whose amino-acid sequence MNTRYNAADIEVLSGLDPVKRRPGMYTDTTRPNHLAQEVIDNAVDEALAGHARQIEVTLFKDGSCEVSDDGRGMPVDIHPEEKIPGVELILTRLHAGGKFNNKNYTFSGGLHGVGVSVVNALSTLVEVHIKRDGSEHRITFRNGDRATPLEVVGTVGKKNTGTRVRFWADPKYFDTPKFSVRALRHLLRAKAVLCPGLTVTLFDEATGERDRWLFEDGLRDYLKGELAERELLPPELFVGALRKDTETVDWAVAWVVEGELVQESYVNLIPTAQHGTHVNGLRTGFTDALREFCDFRNLLPRGVKLAPEDVWDRVAFVLSMKMTDPQFSGQTKERLSSRQAAGFVEGAAHDAFSLWLNQHTDMGEKIAQLAIDRASARLKTEKQIVRKKVTQGPALPGKLADCISQDLSRTELFLVEGDSAGGSAKQARDKDFQAILPLRGKILNTWEVASTSVLGSEEVHNLAIAIGCDPGKDDISGLRYGKVVILADADSDGLHIATLLCALFLQHFPALVAAGNIFVAMPPLFRVDVGKQVFYALDEEEKRLLLEKIAREKLKGQVNVTRFKGLGEMNPSQLRESAIHPDTRRLVQLTVDDDLETRSLVDMLLAKKRAGDRKAWLETKGDLATLEV is encoded by the coding sequence ATGAACACCCGCTACAACGCCGCCGACATCGAAGTCCTCTCCGGCCTGGATCCGGTCAAGCGCCGCCCCGGCATGTACACCGACACCACCCGCCCGAACCACCTGGCGCAGGAAGTGATCGACAACGCCGTGGACGAGGCGCTGGCCGGGCATGCGCGGCAGATCGAGGTCACGCTGTTCAAGGACGGCAGCTGCGAGGTGTCCGACGACGGCCGCGGCATGCCGGTCGACATCCATCCGGAGGAGAAGATCCCGGGCGTGGAGCTGATCCTCACCCGCCTGCATGCCGGCGGGAAGTTCAACAACAAGAACTACACCTTCAGCGGCGGCCTGCACGGCGTGGGCGTCAGCGTGGTCAATGCGCTGTCGACCCTGGTGGAAGTGCACATCAAGCGCGATGGCAGCGAACACCGCATCACCTTCCGCAATGGCGACCGCGCGACGCCGCTGGAAGTCGTCGGCACCGTCGGCAAGAAGAACACCGGTACCCGCGTGCGCTTCTGGGCCGACCCGAAGTATTTCGACACCCCGAAATTCAGCGTGCGCGCCCTGCGCCACCTGCTGCGCGCCAAGGCGGTGCTGTGCCCGGGCCTGACCGTCACCCTCTTCGACGAGGCGACCGGCGAGCGCGACCGGTGGCTGTTCGAGGACGGGCTGCGCGACTACCTCAAGGGCGAGCTCGCGGAACGGGAACTGCTGCCGCCGGAACTGTTCGTCGGTGCGCTCAGGAAGGACACCGAGACCGTCGACTGGGCGGTCGCGTGGGTGGTCGAAGGCGAACTGGTGCAGGAGAGCTACGTCAACCTGATCCCGACCGCGCAGCACGGCACCCACGTCAACGGGCTGCGCACCGGTTTCACCGACGCGCTGCGCGAGTTCTGCGATTTCCGCAACCTGCTCCCCCGGGGCGTGAAGCTGGCGCCGGAGGATGTCTGGGATCGCGTCGCCTTCGTGCTGTCGATGAAGATGACCGACCCGCAGTTCAGCGGCCAGACCAAGGAGCGGCTGTCGTCGCGCCAGGCCGCGGGCTTCGTCGAGGGCGCCGCGCACGATGCGTTCTCGCTCTGGCTCAACCAGCACACGGATATGGGCGAGAAGATCGCCCAGCTTGCGATCGACCGCGCCAGTGCGCGGCTCAAGACCGAGAAGCAGATCGTCCGCAAGAAGGTCACCCAGGGGCCGGCGCTGCCCGGCAAGCTGGCCGACTGCATCAGCCAGGACCTCTCGCGCACCGAACTGTTCCTGGTCGAGGGCGATTCCGCCGGCGGCAGCGCCAAGCAGGCGCGCGACAAGGACTTCCAGGCGATCCTGCCGCTGCGCGGCAAGATCCTCAACACCTGGGAAGTGGCCAGCACCTCGGTGCTGGGCTCGGAGGAAGTGCACAACCTCGCGATCGCGATCGGCTGCGATCCGGGCAAGGACGATATTTCCGGCCTGCGCTACGGCAAGGTCGTGATCCTGGCCGACGCCGATTCCGACGGCCTGCACATCGCCACCCTGCTGTGCGCGCTGTTCCTGCAGCACTTCCCCGCGCTGGTCGCGGCCGGCAACATCTTCGTCGCGATGCCGCCGCTGTTCCGCGTCGACGTGGGCAAGCAGGTGTTCTACGCGCTGGACGAGGAAGAAAAGCGCCTGCTGCTGGAGAAGATCGCGCGCGAGAAGCTCAAGGGGCAGGTCAATGTGACCCGCTTCAAGGGTCTGGGCGAGATGAACCCCTCGCAGTTGCGCGAATCGGCGATCCATCCCGATACGCGGCGCCTGGTGCAGCTGACCGTCGACGACGACCTGGAAACGCGCTCGCTGGTCGACATGCTGCTGGCCAAGAAGCGCGCCGGCGACCGCAAGGCCTGGCTGGAAACCAAGGGCGACCTGGCCACCCTCGAGGTCTGA
- a CDS encoding CTP synthase has protein sequence MTPLVFVTGGVVSSLGKGIAAASLAAILEARGLRVTMMKLDPYINVDPGTMSPFQHGEVYVTDDGAETDLDLGHYERFINVRLSGKNSITTGKIYESVIRKERRGDYLGATVQVIPHITDAIKRAIDEATQGYDVALVEIGGTVGDIESLPFLEAIRQIRTDRGAEKALFMHLTLVPYIAAAGELKTKPTQHSVKELRSIGIQPDILVCRSEQPLPDGERRKIASFTNVSEKAVISAVDLDNIHKIPMWLHARGLDELVVERLRLGAKAAPIADLSEWIDVVDAVENPDDEVTIGVVGKYVDHKDAYKSVGEALKHGGIRQRTRVSLKWIESQDIERDGAAAWLGDVDGVLVPGGFGDRGFEGKVMASKYARESGLPYFGICYGMQAAVVDMARNVAGLEGANSTENDKQSPHPVIGLITEWRTQAGEVERRDEKSDLGGTMRLGLQEQRLKPGTKSREVYGRDVVGERHRHRYEFNNRYRTQLEDAGLVISAKSMDDLLVEMIELPQHPWFIACQAHPEFLSTPRGGHPLFVGFVRAAREHKAGGKTLVEPLKEAHA, from the coding sequence ATCACACCGCTCGTATTCGTTACCGGCGGCGTGGTCTCTTCCCTCGGGAAGGGCATCGCGGCCGCCTCGCTGGCCGCCATCCTCGAAGCCCGCGGCCTGCGGGTGACGATGATGAAGCTCGATCCGTACATCAACGTCGACCCCGGCACGATGAGCCCGTTCCAGCACGGCGAGGTCTACGTGACCGACGACGGCGCCGAGACCGATCTCGACCTCGGTCACTACGAGCGTTTCATCAACGTGCGTCTGTCGGGCAAGAACTCGATCACGACCGGCAAGATCTACGAGAGCGTGATCCGCAAGGAGCGCCGCGGCGACTACCTCGGCGCGACCGTCCAGGTCATCCCGCACATCACCGATGCGATCAAGCGGGCGATCGACGAAGCGACCCAGGGCTATGACGTGGCGCTGGTGGAGATCGGCGGCACGGTGGGCGACATCGAATCGCTGCCGTTCCTCGAGGCCATCCGCCAGATCCGCACCGACCGCGGCGCCGAGAAGGCGCTGTTCATGCACCTGACGCTGGTGCCGTACATCGCCGCCGCCGGCGAGCTCAAGACCAAGCCCACCCAGCATTCGGTCAAGGAGCTGCGTTCGATCGGCATCCAGCCCGACATCCTGGTGTGCCGCAGCGAACAGCCGCTGCCCGATGGCGAGCGCCGCAAGATCGCCTCGTTCACCAACGTCTCGGAGAAGGCCGTCATCTCGGCCGTCGATCTCGACAACATCCACAAGATCCCGATGTGGCTGCACGCGCGCGGTCTGGACGAACTGGTGGTCGAGCGTCTGCGTCTGGGCGCCAAGGCCGCTCCGATCGCCGACCTGTCGGAATGGATCGATGTCGTCGACGCGGTGGAGAACCCGGACGACGAGGTGACGATCGGCGTGGTCGGCAAGTACGTCGACCACAAGGATGCCTACAAGTCGGTCGGCGAGGCGCTCAAGCACGGCGGCATCCGCCAGCGCACGCGGGTGAGCCTGAAGTGGATCGAATCGCAGGACATCGAGCGCGACGGCGCTGCCGCGTGGCTGGGCGATGTCGATGGCGTGCTGGTGCCCGGCGGCTTCGGCGATCGCGGCTTCGAAGGCAAGGTGATGGCCTCGAAATATGCGCGTGAATCCGGCCTGCCGTATTTCGGCATCTGCTATGGCATGCAGGCGGCCGTCGTCGACATGGCGCGCAATGTCGCCGGCCTCGAAGGCGCCAACAGCACCGAGAACGACAAGCAGTCGCCGCATCCGGTGATCGGCCTGATCACCGAATGGCGCACGCAGGCCGGTGAAGTGGAGCGGCGCGACGAGAAGAGCGACCTCGGCGGCACCATGCGCCTCGGCCTGCAGGAACAGCGCCTCAAGCCCGGAACGAAATCGCGCGAGGTCTACGGCCGGGATGTCGTCGGCGAGCGCCACCGCCACCGCTACGAGTTCAACAACCGGTATCGCACCCAGCTCGAGGATGCCGGCCTGGTCATCAGCGCCAAGTCGATGGACGACCTGCTGGTGGAGATGATCGAGCTGCCGCAGCATCCGTGGTTCATCGCCTGTCAGGCGCACCCCGAGTTCCTGTCGACCCCGCGCGGCGGGCATCCTCTGTTCGTCGGCTTCGTCCGCGCGGCGCGCGAGCACAAGGCCGGCGGCAAAACTCTCGTCGAACCTCTCAAGGAAGCGCACGCATGA
- the kdsA gene encoding 3-deoxy-8-phosphooctulonate synthase: MKLCGFEVGLDQPFFLIAGPCVIESEQLQLDVAGQLKEITSALGINFIFKSSFDKANRTSGTSFRGPGMEEGLRVLAEVKRQIGVPVLTDVHEYTPMDEVASVVDVLQTPAFLVRQTDFIKKVCAAGKPVNIKKGQFLSPWDMKPVVEKAKSTGNDQIMVCERGASFGYNNLVSDMRSLAVMRETNCPVVFDATHSVQLPGGQGTSSGGQREFVPVLARAAIAVGVSGVFMETHPRPEEALSDGPNAWPLDRMRALLETMLELDAVTKRAGFAESDL, from the coding sequence ATGAAGCTCTGTGGTTTCGAGGTCGGTCTGGACCAGCCGTTCTTCCTGATCGCCGGCCCGTGCGTGATCGAGTCGGAGCAATTGCAGCTCGATGTGGCCGGTCAGCTCAAGGAAATCACCTCGGCGCTCGGCATCAACTTCATCTTCAAGTCCAGCTTCGACAAGGCCAACCGCACCTCGGGCACGAGCTTCCGCGGCCCGGGCATGGAAGAAGGCCTGCGCGTGCTGGCGGAAGTGAAGCGCCAGATCGGCGTGCCGGTGCTGACCGACGTGCACGAATACACGCCGATGGACGAGGTCGCCTCGGTCGTCGACGTGCTGCAGACCCCGGCCTTCCTCGTGCGCCAGACCGATTTCATCAAGAAGGTCTGCGCCGCCGGCAAGCCGGTCAACATCAAGAAGGGCCAGTTCCTGTCGCCATGGGACATGAAGCCGGTCGTCGAGAAGGCGAAGTCCACCGGCAACGACCAGATCATGGTCTGCGAGCGCGGCGCGAGCTTCGGCTACAACAACCTGGTCAGCGACATGCGCTCGCTCGCCGTCATGCGCGAGACCAATTGCCCGGTCGTGTTCGACGCGACCCATTCTGTGCAGCTGCCGGGCGGGCAGGGCACGTCCAGTGGTGGCCAGCGCGAGTTCGTGCCGGTGCTCGCGCGCGCGGCGATCGCCGTCGGTGTGTCGGGCGTCTTCATGGAAACCCATCCCAGGCCGGAAGAAGCGCTCAGTGACGGTCCCAATGCTTGGCCGCTGGACCGCATGCGCGCGCTGCTGGAAACCATGCTCGAGCTCGACGCCGTGACCAAGCGCGCGGGTTTCGCCGAATCCGATCTCTGA
- the eno gene encoding phosphopyruvate hydratase, with translation MTTIAKIHAREILDSRGNPTLEAEVTLDDGSFGRAMVPSGASTGAREAVELRDGDKTRYLGKGVRKAVGNVNGPIADALKGFDAADQAGLDKRLIDLDGTENKGRLGANALLGVSMANAHALAASRKIPLWKLLGGDRAPVLPVPMMNIINGGAHADNNVDFQEFMVLPVGFSSFSESLRAGTEIFHALKSVLKGHGLSTAVGDEGGFAPDFRSNVEALDTILEAIGKAGYAAGDDVLLGLDVASSEFHDNGKYNLVGENKRLTGEQFVDFLADWAAQYPIITIEDGMAEDDWAGWRQLTDRIGDRVQLVGDDLFVTNPKIFKEGIDSRTANAILIKVNQIGTLTETLEAIAMADAAGYAAVVSHRSGETEDTTIADIAVATTATQIKTGSLCRSDRVAKYNQLLRIEEALGSEARYAGRDAFVSIKR, from the coding sequence ATGACGACCATCGCCAAGATCCATGCCCGCGAGATCCTCGACTCCCGCGGCAATCCGACCCTCGAAGCCGAAGTGACCCTGGATGACGGCAGCTTTGGCCGCGCGATGGTGCCGTCGGGTGCATCGACCGGTGCCCGCGAGGCGGTGGAACTGCGCGACGGCGACAAGACGCGCTATCTCGGCAAGGGCGTGCGCAAGGCCGTAGGCAACGTCAACGGCCCAATCGCCGATGCGCTCAAGGGCTTCGACGCCGCCGATCAGGCCGGTCTCGACAAGCGCCTGATCGACCTCGACGGCACCGAGAACAAGGGTCGCCTGGGCGCGAATGCGCTGCTCGGTGTGTCGATGGCGAACGCGCACGCGCTGGCCGCGTCGCGGAAGATCCCGTTGTGGAAGTTGCTGGGTGGCGACCGGGCGCCGGTGCTGCCGGTGCCGATGATGAACATCATCAACGGCGGCGCACATGCCGACAACAACGTCGATTTCCAGGAATTCATGGTGTTGCCGGTCGGCTTCAGCAGCTTCTCCGAATCGCTGCGCGCCGGCACCGAGATCTTCCACGCGCTGAAATCGGTGCTCAAGGGCCATGGCCTGAGCACGGCCGTCGGCGACGAAGGCGGCTTCGCGCCGGACTTCCGCAGCAACGTCGAAGCGCTCGACACCATTCTCGAGGCGATCGGCAAGGCAGGTTACGCCGCGGGCGACGACGTGCTGCTGGGCCTGGACGTGGCGTCGAGCGAATTCCACGACAACGGCAAGTACAACCTGGTCGGCGAGAACAAGCGCCTGACCGGCGAGCAGTTCGTCGACTTCCTCGCCGACTGGGCCGCGCAGTACCCGATCATCACGATCGAGGACGGCATGGCCGAGGACGACTGGGCCGGCTGGAGGCAGCTGACCGATCGCATCGGTGATCGCGTGCAGCTGGTCGGCGACGATCTGTTCGTCACCAATCCGAAGATCTTCAAGGAAGGCATCGACTCCAGGACCGCGAACGCGATACTGATCAAGGTCAACCAGATCGGCACGCTGACCGAGACGCTCGAAGCCATCGCCATGGCGGACGCCGCCGGTTATGCCGCCGTCGTGTCGCATCGTTCCGGCGAGACCGAGGACACGACGATCGCCGACATCGCGGTGGCCACCACGGCCACGCAGATCAAGACCGGTTCGCTGTGCCGCAGCGACCGCGTCGCCAAGTACAACCAGCTGCTGCGTATCGAGGAGGCGCTGGGCAGCGAGGCCCGTTACGCCGGCCGCGACGCATTCGTCTCGATCAAGCGCTGA
- the ftsB gene encoding cell division protein FtsB: MRALLVVMLLLATLLAWLQYRLWYGVGGTEQVEELRARVEAQARQNEGLEQRNAALAAEVADLKSGEAAIEERARGELGMIRPGETFYRVVDDARIAPLPAEHALDPDARQRANTP; this comes from the coding sequence ATGCGCGCCCTGCTTGTGGTGATGTTGCTGCTGGCCACGCTGCTGGCCTGGCTGCAGTACCGGCTCTGGTATGGCGTCGGTGGCACCGAGCAGGTCGAGGAACTGCGCGCCCGCGTCGAAGCGCAGGCGCGGCAGAACGAAGGTCTGGAGCAGCGCAATGCCGCGCTCGCAGCCGAGGTGGCCGACCTGAAGTCCGGCGAGGCGGCGATCGAGGAACGGGCGCGTGGCGAGCTGGGCATGATCAGGCCGGGCGAGACCTTCTATCGCGTCGTCGACGACGCGCGCATCGCGCCCTTGCCGGCCGAGCACGCGCTCGACCCGGACGCCCGGCAACGGGCGAATACCCCATGA
- the ispD gene encoding 2-C-methyl-D-erythritol 4-phosphate cytidylyltransferase codes for MSAWVVVPAAGRGTRFGAEVPKQFLEVGGLSLLAHTLNALAGHAGIAGIVLVLGADDAPALPESVLHGKPLLRAGGGETRAASVLAGLYALPESVRPDDFVLVHDAARPNLHPGDLDALLERGRMDPVGAILAAPVRDTLKRAGDEGGIDGTEPRERLWRALTPQLFRRLQLGRALEAADAAGVAVTDEAMAMELQGTRPLLVEGREDNFKVTTPADLARFEFELSRRG; via the coding sequence ATGAGCGCCTGGGTGGTGGTGCCCGCCGCGGGGCGCGGAACGCGCTTTGGCGCCGAAGTGCCCAAGCAGTTTCTCGAGGTGGGGGGGTTGAGCCTGCTGGCGCACACCCTGAACGCCCTCGCCGGGCATGCCGGGATCGCAGGCATCGTGCTGGTGCTGGGCGCGGACGACGCGCCGGCGCTGCCCGAGTCCGTGCTGCACGGCAAGCCGTTGCTGCGCGCGGGCGGTGGCGAAACCCGCGCGGCATCGGTATTGGCTGGCCTGTACGCGCTGCCCGAATCGGTGCGGCCCGATGATTTCGTGCTCGTGCACGACGCTGCGCGGCCGAACCTGCATCCCGGCGATCTCGACGCACTGCTCGAGCGCGGGCGCATGGATCCCGTCGGCGCGATCCTCGCCGCGCCGGTGCGCGACACGCTCAAGCGCGCAGGCGACGAAGGCGGCATCGACGGTACCGAGCCGCGCGAACGGCTCTGGCGCGCGCTGACGCCGCAACTGTTCCGCCGCCTGCAACTGGGCCGGGCACTGGAAGCCGCGGATGCCGCGGGCGTCGCGGTGACGGACGAGGCCATGGCGATGGAACTCCAGGGCACGCGCCCCTTGCTGGTCGAAGGCCGCGAAGACAACTTCAAGGTCACGACACCTGCCGACCTTGCGCGCTTCGAGTTCGAGCTGTCGCGTCGAGGGTGA
- the ispF gene encoding 2-C-methyl-D-erythritol 2,4-cyclodiphosphate synthase encodes MTATSGFRIGQGFDVHAFGAGDHVMVGGVRIPHSHGVLAHSDGDVALHALCDAMLGALALGDIGVHFPPSVDRWKGADSRALLRHCNALLAERGWRVGNADVTVICERPKIGPHADAMRAAIAGDLGIAPDCISVKATTSEKLGFTGRGEGIAAQAVCLLVRDAAA; translated from the coding sequence ATGACTGCCACGTCTGGTTTCCGCATTGGCCAGGGCTTCGACGTCCACGCCTTCGGCGCTGGCGACCACGTCATGGTCGGCGGCGTCCGCATTCCGCACAGCCACGGCGTGCTCGCGCACAGCGACGGCGACGTGGCCCTGCACGCCCTGTGCGACGCGATGCTCGGGGCACTCGCCTTGGGCGACATCGGCGTGCATTTCCCGCCGTCTGTTGACCGCTGGAAGGGGGCCGACAGTCGCGCGCTGCTGCGCCATTGCAATGCGCTGTTGGCCGAACGCGGCTGGCGGGTCGGCAATGCCGACGTCACCGTGATCTGCGAGCGGCCGAAGATCGGCCCGCATGCGGATGCGATGCGCGCGGCGATCGCCGGCGACCTCGGCATCGCGCCGGACTGCATCTCGGTCAAGGCGACGACCAGCGAGAAGCTCGGCTTCACCGGCCGCGGCGAGGGCATCGCCGCGCAGGCGGTCTGCCTGCTGGTCCGCGACGCCGCAGCGTGA
- the truD gene encoding tRNA pseudouridine(13) synthase TruD, which translates to MNPTAHGAPVLTATIRQDPADFRVDEIDGFEASGSGEHLLLTIEKAGMNTAFVARLLAQWAGVDARAVGYAGLKDRHALTTQRFSVQLPGRAAPDIAELEALGAGAHQSLRVLDQARHARKLPRGALAGNRFVLTLRDVSGDAAAIDARLQTIAARGVPNYFGEQRFGHDGGNVDKALRMFAEPRRRIDREQRAMLLSAARSALFNRVLAARVASGDWDAGLEGEVWMLDGSRSVFGPEPASEALAARVAAQDIHPTAPLWGRGALRSAAAALAREAAALEDAQSLALRAGLEAAGLSQERRATRLCPGDLRWSWPAPDRLELAFALPAGCYATAVLAELGTIGNGAVRRLAPAQPTDG; encoded by the coding sequence GTGAATCCGACTGCCCACGGTGCGCCGGTGCTGACGGCGACGATCCGTCAGGATCCGGCGGATTTCCGCGTCGACGAGATCGACGGCTTCGAAGCCAGCGGCAGCGGCGAACACCTGCTCTTGACCATCGAAAAGGCCGGCATGAACACCGCGTTCGTCGCGCGGCTGCTCGCGCAGTGGGCGGGGGTGGATGCGCGCGCGGTGGGCTATGCCGGGCTGAAGGATCGGCACGCACTGACCACGCAGCGCTTCTCGGTGCAATTGCCGGGTCGCGCCGCGCCCGATATCGCCGAGCTCGAGGCACTGGGCGCGGGTGCGCACCAGTCCCTGCGCGTACTCGACCAGGCCCGGCACGCGCGCAAGCTGCCGCGAGGAGCGCTGGCCGGAAACCGGTTCGTGCTGACCCTGCGCGACGTGAGCGGCGATGCGGCGGCGATCGACGCTCGCCTGCAGACGATTGCCGCCCGCGGCGTACCGAACTACTTCGGCGAACAGCGCTTCGGTCACGATGGCGGCAACGTGGACAAGGCCCTGCGCATGTTCGCCGAGCCTCGACGCCGCATCGATCGCGAACAACGCGCGATGCTGTTGTCTGCTGCTCGTTCGGCGCTGTTCAACCGCGTGCTCGCTGCGCGGGTCGCGTCCGGCGACTGGGATGCCGGGCTCGAAGGCGAGGTGTGGATGCTCGATGGCAGTCGCAGCGTGTTCGGCCCCGAGCCGGCCAGCGAAGCGCTTGCGGCCCGTGTCGCCGCCCAGGACATCCACCCCACCGCGCCGCTGTGGGGCCGCGGCGCGCTGCGCAGCGCCGCAGCCGCGCTGGCACGGGAAGCTGCGGCCCTGGAGGACGCGCAATCGCTGGCGCTGCGTGCCGGGCTCGAGGCTGCCGGCCTGTCGCAGGAACGGCGGGCCACGCGGCTGTGTCCCGGCGACCTCCGATGGTCGTGGCCCGCGCCCGACCGGTTGGAACTCGCTTTCGCGCTGCCGGCGGGTTGCTACGCGACCGCGGTATTGGCCGAGCTCGGCACCATCGGCAACGGCGCCGTCCGTCGCCTCGCGCCTGCGCAGCCGACGGACGGCTGA
- the lexA gene encoding transcriptional repressor LexA has product MDISPTQHAILDMIGERIESEGMPPSQAEIARAFGFSGVRAAQYHLDALEAAGAIERVPGRARGIRVRAPAQSRPASDLQGDALRLPVLGQVAAGAPIGADIGSDDYLVLDRVLFSPSPDYLLKVKGDSMRDEGIFEGDLIGVHRTRDARSGQIVVARVDDAITVKLLKIGKDRIRLMPRNPDYAPIEVLPDQDFAIEGLYCGLVRPNR; this is encoded by the coding sequence ATGGACATCTCTCCGACCCAACACGCGATTCTCGACATGATCGGCGAGCGCATCGAGTCCGAAGGCATGCCGCCTTCGCAGGCCGAGATCGCGCGGGCCTTCGGATTCAGCGGCGTTCGTGCCGCGCAATACCACCTCGATGCCCTGGAAGCTGCAGGCGCCATCGAGCGCGTGCCGGGACGTGCGCGCGGCATCCGCGTGCGGGCACCGGCGCAGTCGCGACCCGCATCCGACCTGCAGGGCGATGCGCTCCGGCTGCCGGTGCTGGGCCAGGTCGCGGCCGGCGCCCCGATCGGGGCCGACATCGGTTCCGACGACTACCTCGTGCTCGACCGCGTGCTGTTCTCCCCGTCGCCGGACTACCTGCTCAAGGTCAAGGGCGATTCGATGCGCGACGAAGGCATCTTCGAAGGGGACCTGATCGGCGTCCACCGCACGCGCGACGCGCGTTCCGGGCAGATCGTCGTCGCCCGGGTGGATGACGCGATCACCGTCAAATTGTTGAAGATCGGCAAGGACCGCATCCGCCTGATGCCGCGCAATCCCGACTACGCCCCCATCGAGGTGCTGCCCGACCAGGACTTCGCGATCGAGGGCCTGTACTGCGGGCTGGTCAGGCCGAACCGATGA
- the recA gene encoding recombinase RecA, producing MDENKKRALSAALSQIEKQFGKGSVIRMGDRVSEVVPVIPTGSLQLDLALGIGGLPRGRVIEVYGPESSGKTTLTLQTIAQCQKLGGVAAFIDAEHALDPTYAQKLGVNVEDLLVSQPDTGEQALEIADMLVRSNSVDMVVIDSVAALTPRAEIEGEMGDQLPGLQARLMSQALRKLTGNIKRSNCMVFFINQLRMKIGIMMPGQSPETTTGGNALKFYASVRLDIRRIGAIKKGDEIIGNQTRIKVVKNKMAPPFKQVVTEILYGEGISREGELIDMGVEAKLIEKAGAWYSAGDERIGQGKENARQYLKDNPEVAARIEAGIRERLLPAVAVVPDDEEVDAG from the coding sequence ATGGACGAGAACAAGAAGCGCGCGCTTTCCGCAGCCCTGAGCCAGATCGAGAAGCAGTTCGGCAAGGGCTCGGTGATCCGCATGGGCGATCGCGTATCCGAAGTGGTTCCGGTGATTCCGACCGGCTCGCTGCAGCTCGATCTTGCCCTCGGCATCGGCGGCCTCCCGCGTGGCCGCGTCATCGAGGTCTACGGTCCGGAATCCTCGGGCAAGACCACGCTGACCCTGCAGACGATCGCGCAGTGCCAGAAGCTGGGCGGCGTCGCCGCGTTCATCGACGCCGAGCACGCGCTCGATCCGACCTACGCGCAGAAGCTCGGCGTCAACGTCGAGGACCTGCTGGTCTCCCAGCCCGACACTGGCGAGCAGGCGCTCGAGATCGCCGACATGCTGGTGCGCTCCAATTCGGTCGACATGGTCGTGATCGACTCCGTCGCCGCGCTGACCCCGCGCGCCGAGATCGAAGGCGAGATGGGCGATCAGCTGCCGGGCCTTCAGGCGCGCCTGATGAGCCAGGCGCTGCGCAAGCTGACCGGCAACATCAAGCGCAGCAACTGCATGGTGTTCTTCATCAACCAGCTGCGCATGAAGATCGGCATCATGATGCCGGGCCAGAGCCCTGAAACCACGACGGGCGGCAACGCGCTGAAGTTCTATGCCTCGGTGCGCCTCGACATCCGCCGGATCGGTGCGATCAAGAAGGGTGACGAGATCATCGGCAACCAGACCCGCATCAAGGTCGTCAAGAACAAGATGGCACCGCCGTTCAAGCAGGTGGTCACCGAGATACTCTACGGCGAGGGCATCAGCCGCGAGGGCGAACTGATCGACATGGGCGTTGAAGCCAAGCTCATCGAGAAGGCGGGTGCGTGGTACAGCGCCGGTGACGAGCGGATCGGTCAGGGCAAGGAGAACGCCCGCCAGTACCTCAAGGACAACCCCGAGGTCGCCGCGCGCATCGAGGCGGGCATCCGCGAGCGCCTGCTGCCGGCAGTGGCGGTCGTCCCGGACGATGAAGAAGTCGACGCCGGCTGA
- a CDS encoding regulatory protein RecX produces MTPAMRALSLLVRREHSRPELLRKLEARGVDSEEAVAAVEQMHAAGWQDDARFAASLARSRATGGYGPLRIEAELGSHRLTDSQIAAAFESLAADGEADWPQRARDLLERRYDVGAFAADPALRRKAVEFLRRRGFDGDTAYGAVRALQAG; encoded by the coding sequence ATGACGCCCGCGATGCGGGCGTTGTCGTTGCTGGTGCGGCGCGAACATTCGCGCCCCGAGTTGTTGCGCAAGCTCGAGGCGCGCGGGGTGGACAGCGAGGAAGCTGTCGCGGCGGTCGAACAGATGCACGCCGCCGGCTGGCAGGACGACGCGCGTTTCGCAGCGAGTCTTGCCCGCAGCCGGGCGACCGGCGGATACGGCCCGCTGCGGATCGAGGCCGAACTCGGCAGTCATCGGCTGACCGACAGCCAGATCGCCGCCGCTTTCGAATCGCTGGCGGCCGACGGCGAGGCCGACTGGCCGCAGCGTGCACGCGACCTGCTCGAGCGTCGTTACGACGTCGGCGCGTTCGCCGCTGACCCTGCGCTGCGCCGCAAGGCCGTGGAGTTCCTGCGGCGTCGCGGCTTCGACGGCGACACCGCCTATGGCGCGGTGCGGGCCCTGCAGGCCGGCTGA